In the genome of Streptomyces collinus, one region contains:
- a CDS encoding TetR family transcriptional regulator, whose product MPQPAKSSRTPAATEAPESAAGSRAAAQRLKMRRELAAAAMELFATKGYEATTVDEIAAQAGVARRTFFRHFRSKEEAIFPDHDDTLIRAEAVLNAAPAHEHPLDTVCRGIKEVMRMYAARPEISVARYKLTREVPTLREAEIASVARYERLFTRYLLGHFDERAHADDANDDPLLAEVAASAVVTAHNHVLRRWLRAGAQGDVEAQLDHAFAIVRKTFGTGIGAGRSTDAQPAAATASAQGEVLVTVARTDAPLDEVMRTIEQALKER is encoded by the coding sequence ATGCCCCAGCCCGCCAAGTCCTCACGTACACCAGCCGCGACCGAGGCGCCGGAGAGTGCCGCCGGCTCTCGCGCCGCCGCCCAGCGGCTCAAGATGCGCCGGGAACTGGCGGCCGCCGCGATGGAGCTGTTCGCGACCAAGGGGTACGAGGCGACCACCGTGGACGAGATCGCGGCCCAGGCCGGGGTCGCGCGCCGCACCTTCTTCCGCCACTTCCGCTCGAAGGAAGAGGCGATCTTCCCCGACCACGACGACACCCTGATCCGGGCCGAGGCGGTGCTCAACGCCGCGCCGGCGCACGAGCATCCGCTCGACACGGTGTGCCGTGGCATCAAGGAAGTCATGCGGATGTACGCGGCCCGGCCGGAGATCTCGGTCGCCCGCTACAAGCTGACGCGCGAGGTGCCCACCCTGCGGGAGGCGGAGATCGCGTCGGTGGCCCGCTACGAGCGCCTCTTCACCCGCTACCTCCTCGGCCACTTCGACGAGCGCGCGCACGCCGACGACGCCAACGACGACCCGCTGCTGGCGGAGGTCGCCGCGTCGGCCGTGGTCACCGCCCACAACCACGTGCTGCGGCGCTGGCTGCGCGCGGGCGCCCAGGGGGACGTGGAGGCGCAGCTGGACCACGCTTTCGCGATCGTGCGGAAGACCTTCGGCACGGGCATCGGCGCCGGGCGCTCCACGGACGCACAGCCGGCCGCGGCCACGGCCTCGGCACAGGGCGAGGTGCTGGTGACGGTCGCCCGCACCGACGCGCCGCTGGACGAGGTCATGCGGACGATCGAGCAGGCTCTGAAGGAGCGCTGA
- a CDS encoding 3-hydroxyacyl-CoA dehydrogenase family protein translates to MATPLSDPSQSPLQTVAVVGLGTMGTGIAEVLAKAGRTVIGIDISEAQAAKCVAALEASTARGVERGRLTEQERAEILGRVRTSADLRTAADADLVVEVAPESYEVKQQIFRELDGIVRPETILATGTNALSVTRLAAESSRPERVLGLHFFNPAPAMKLVEVVSSVLTAPAAVTAVTDLALDLGKEPVAVGDRPGFVADGLLFGYLNQAAAMYEAKYASREDIDAAMRLGCGLPMGPLALLDLIGVDTARTVLEAMYTASRDRLHAPAPILKQLSEAGLTGRKAGRGFYTYEAPGSPAVVRDTLTPPEGGDLAPGREIRSVGVAGSGTMASGIAEVFAKAGYEVVLAARSAEKAQTAKARIGKSLARSVDKGRMTAESAAETLDRITATGTYDDFAGVDLAVEAVAEDLEVKRQLFAALDKVCKPGAILATTTSSLPVVACARATSRPQDVIGMHFFNPAPAMKLVEVVRTVLTADDVHATVREVCGRIRKHPVDCGDRAGFIVNALLFPYLNNAIKMVQEHYATLDDIDAAMKLGGGYPMGPFELLDVVGLDVSLAIEKVLHREFRDPGLAPAPLLEHLVAAGCLGRKTGRGFREYAKR, encoded by the coding sequence ATGGCCACTCCCCTTTCCGACCCGTCCCAGTCCCCGCTGCAGACCGTCGCCGTCGTCGGCCTCGGCACGATGGGCACCGGCATCGCCGAGGTCCTCGCCAAGGCCGGCCGCACGGTCATCGGCATCGACATCAGCGAGGCCCAGGCCGCCAAGTGCGTCGCCGCCCTGGAGGCCTCCACGGCCCGTGGCGTCGAGCGCGGCCGGCTGACCGAGCAGGAGCGCGCCGAGATCCTCGGCCGGGTCCGTACCTCCGCCGATCTGCGCACCGCGGCCGACGCCGACCTGGTCGTCGAGGTGGCCCCGGAGTCGTACGAGGTCAAGCAGCAGATCTTCCGGGAGCTGGACGGGATCGTGCGTCCGGAGACCATTCTGGCGACCGGTACCAACGCCCTGTCCGTGACCCGGCTGGCCGCCGAGTCGTCCCGCCCCGAGCGGGTGCTGGGCCTGCACTTCTTCAACCCCGCCCCGGCCATGAAGCTGGTCGAGGTCGTCTCCTCGGTGCTCACCGCGCCGGCGGCCGTCACGGCGGTCACCGATCTCGCGCTCGACCTCGGCAAGGAGCCCGTCGCGGTCGGCGACCGCCCCGGTTTCGTGGCGGACGGCCTGCTGTTCGGCTACCTCAACCAGGCCGCCGCGATGTACGAGGCCAAGTACGCCTCCCGCGAGGACATCGACGCCGCGATGCGGCTGGGCTGCGGACTGCCCATGGGCCCGCTGGCGCTGCTGGACCTGATCGGCGTCGACACCGCCCGCACGGTCCTGGAGGCCATGTACACCGCCTCCCGCGACCGGCTGCACGCCCCCGCCCCGATCCTCAAGCAGCTCAGTGAGGCCGGCCTGACGGGCCGCAAGGCGGGGCGCGGCTTCTACACGTACGAGGCGCCGGGCAGCCCGGCCGTCGTGCGCGACACGCTGACCCCGCCGGAGGGCGGCGACCTGGCCCCCGGCCGGGAGATCCGCTCGGTCGGTGTCGCGGGCTCGGGCACCATGGCCTCCGGGATCGCCGAGGTCTTCGCCAAGGCCGGGTACGAGGTGGTCCTGGCCGCCCGCAGCGCGGAGAAGGCGCAGACCGCCAAGGCCCGGATCGGCAAGTCCCTGGCCCGCTCGGTCGACAAGGGCCGGATGACCGCGGAGAGTGCCGCCGAGACCCTGGACCGCATCACCGCCACGGGCACCTACGACGACTTCGCCGGTGTCGACCTGGCCGTGGAGGCCGTCGCCGAGGACCTGGAGGTCAAGCGGCAGCTGTTCGCGGCCCTGGACAAGGTCTGCAAGCCGGGCGCGATCCTGGCCACGACGACCTCGTCGCTGCCGGTCGTCGCCTGCGCCCGGGCCACCTCGCGCCCGCAGGACGTGATCGGCATGCACTTCTTCAACCCGGCGCCGGCGATGAAGCTGGTCGAGGTGGTCCGTACGGTGCTGACGGCCGACGACGTCCACGCGACGGTCCGCGAGGTGTGCGGGCGGATCAGGAAGCACCCGGTCGACTGCGGCGACCGCGCCGGCTTCATCGTGAACGCGCTGCTGTTCCCGTACCTCAACAACGCGATCAAGATGGTGCAGGAGCACTACGCGACGCTCGACGACATCGACGCCGCGATGAAGCTGGGCGGCGGCTACCCGATGGGCCCGTTCGAGCTGCTGGACGTCGTCGGACTCGATGTCTCGCTCGCCATCGAGAAGGTTCTGCACCGCGAGTTCCGCGACCCGGGGCTCGCTCCGGCGCCGCTGCTGGAGCACCTGGTGGCCGCGGGCTGCCTCGGCCGCAAGACCGGCCGTGGCTTCCGCGAATATGCCAAGCGCTGA
- a CDS encoding adenylosuccinate lyase: protein MSEELRSLTERLRQESGAPPAFERLVATDDLDALAAVLTEPGQHLWARELAAFRLGVARDRRAFEALVLLLNHRDPPRCASAAHALARLGDPRTARAAAALATNELRVAYALQPVRLLVELRAPEAVPALITTLRRRLRPHDPYRRVALACVDGLGALGDTRARPVLNESLAHPALAEAAVRALGRIPKQR, encoded by the coding sequence ATGAGCGAAGAGTTGCGATCACTCACGGAGCGCTTACGGCAGGAGTCCGGGGCGCCGCCCGCGTTCGAGCGGCTCGTGGCGACCGACGACCTCGACGCCCTGGCGGCGGTGCTGACCGAACCCGGGCAGCACCTGTGGGCGAGGGAACTGGCCGCGTTCCGGCTGGGGGTGGCGCGGGACCGGCGGGCCTTCGAGGCGCTGGTGCTGCTGCTCAACCACCGCGACCCCCCGCGCTGCGCCTCCGCCGCCCACGCTCTGGCCCGGCTCGGCGACCCGCGCACCGCCCGGGCGGCCGCCGCCCTCGCCACCAACGAGCTGCGCGTGGCCTACGCCCTGCAGCCGGTGCGGCTCCTGGTCGAGCTGCGCGCCCCGGAGGCGGTGCCCGCGCTGATCACCACGCTCCGGCGGCGCCTGCGACCGCACGACCCGTACCGCCGCGTGGCCCTCGCCTGTGTGGACGGGCTCGGCGCGCTGGGCGACACCCGGGCCCGGCCCGTCCTGAACGAGTCCCTCGCCCATCCTGCGCTGGCCGAGGCTGCGGTGCGGGCGCTGGGGCGGATCCCGAAGCAGCGGTGA
- a CDS encoding GNAT family N-acetyltransferase has product MSGLRIREMTLADCDRVAEIRVGGWRSAYRGLIPQSYLDGLSVEEDAELRRTRLTQGDGSVVNLVAEDDGGELVGWACHGPYRKGEVLTPDAELYAIYVHPRHVGQGAGRALLARSVAGCSAAGHGRVLLWVLKGNDRARRFYERAGFRADGAEEPFEVDGVAVPEVRYARTLPR; this is encoded by the coding sequence ATGAGCGGGCTGCGGATACGCGAGATGACGCTCGCCGACTGCGACCGCGTCGCGGAGATCCGCGTCGGCGGCTGGCGCAGCGCCTACCGGGGACTGATCCCGCAGTCGTACCTGGACGGGCTCAGCGTCGAGGAGGACGCCGAGCTCCGTCGCACCCGCCTCACGCAGGGCGACGGCAGTGTGGTGAACCTGGTCGCCGAGGACGACGGCGGCGAGCTCGTCGGCTGGGCCTGTCACGGCCCGTACCGGAAGGGCGAAGTCCTCACCCCGGACGCCGAGTTGTACGCCATATACGTCCATCCCCGGCATGTGGGACAGGGTGCGGGGCGGGCGCTGCTCGCCCGGTCCGTCGCGGGCTGCTCGGCCGCGGGCCACGGCCGTGTCCTCCTGTGGGTACTCAAGGGGAACGACCGGGCCCGCCGCTTCTACGAGCGGGCCGGCTTCCGGGCGGACGGCGCCGAGGAGCCCTTCGAGGTGGACGGGGTCGCCGTCCCGGAGGTTCGGTACGCCAGGACGCTCCCCCGCTGA
- a CDS encoding RidA family protein, which translates to MSELTRIPAPDGVAAAPQYSHVILGTGRFVAIAGQLPLDEQGRLVGAGDATAQAGQVFENLRRCLAAAGATFDDVVKLTYFVTDMAHMPALRAARAGHIPDDRLPAASAVQVAALVRPEFLMEVEAFAVVAP; encoded by the coding sequence ATGAGTGAGCTGACGAGGATCCCCGCCCCCGACGGCGTCGCCGCCGCGCCCCAGTACAGCCATGTCATCCTGGGCACCGGCCGTTTCGTGGCGATCGCCGGCCAGCTCCCGCTCGACGAGCAGGGGCGGCTGGTCGGCGCGGGCGACGCAACAGCGCAGGCGGGCCAGGTCTTCGAGAACCTCCGACGCTGCCTGGCGGCGGCCGGCGCGACCTTCGACGACGTCGTCAAACTCACCTACTTCGTCACGGACATGGCCCATATGCCGGCCCTGCGCGCGGCCCGCGCCGGGCATATACCCGACGACCGGCTTCCGGCCGCGTCGGCGGTGCAGGTCGCGGCGCTGGTCCGGCCGGAGTTCCTCATGGAGGTCGAGGCGTTCGCGGTGGTCGCGCCATGA
- a CDS encoding alpha/beta hydrolase: MRKRAAALCGAAVVMAGTFTAVPAEASAPGTANTVQTAELTWKSCATDTYPTLQCASLKVPLDHRRPHGEKITLALSRVPHTARAYQGPLLVNPGGPGGSGLTLAGFVASSLPAKVAAQYDVIGFDPRGVGSSQPALDCGPGHFDPVRPDSLPTTPAIEKANLDRARAFAAACGKKYGHLLPYIDTPSAVRDMDAIRQALGAKKINYFGYSYGTYLGAVYARFFPERVRRLVLDSVVDPTGVWYEANLNQDVAFNDRHRAFLAWVAENDATYGLGTDPERIEATWYAMRAALARKPAGGTVGASELEDTFIPGGYYNGYWPSLAEAFAAHVNDKDSEPLVEAYESFGAVDASGDNGYSVYTSVQCRDAAWPRDWEQWRKDNWAVYDKAPFMTWSNAWYNAPCAFWPTDSLRPVNVANGKLPPALLFQATGDAATPYEGAVTAHRLLARSSLVVEEGGGNHGITLSGNACLDEHLAAYLTDGTVPRGFGEADAVCEALPDPEPTAATAKAVKASPNGSALHGLLGFRH; encoded by the coding sequence ATGAGAAAACGCGCAGCCGCGCTCTGCGGCGCCGCCGTCGTCATGGCCGGAACCTTCACGGCCGTTCCCGCCGAGGCGAGCGCACCCGGCACCGCGAACACCGTCCAGACCGCGGAGCTCACCTGGAAGAGCTGCGCCACCGACACATACCCGACGCTCCAGTGCGCGTCCCTGAAGGTGCCCCTCGACCACCGCAGGCCGCACGGGGAGAAGATCACCCTCGCCCTGTCGCGCGTCCCGCACACCGCGCGGGCCTACCAGGGCCCGCTGCTGGTCAACCCCGGCGGCCCCGGCGGCAGCGGGCTGACGCTCGCCGGATTCGTCGCGTCGTCGCTGCCCGCGAAGGTCGCGGCCCAGTACGACGTCATCGGCTTCGACCCGCGCGGGGTGGGGTCGAGCCAGCCCGCCCTGGACTGCGGGCCGGGCCACTTCGACCCCGTCCGCCCGGACTCCCTGCCCACGACGCCCGCGATCGAGAAGGCCAACCTCGACCGCGCCAGGGCCTTCGCCGCCGCGTGCGGCAAGAAGTACGGGCACCTCCTGCCGTACATCGACACCCCCAGCGCCGTGCGCGACATGGACGCGATCCGGCAGGCCCTGGGCGCAAAGAAGATCAACTACTTCGGCTACTCGTACGGCACCTACCTGGGCGCGGTCTACGCCAGGTTCTTCCCGGAGCGGGTCCGGCGCCTGGTCCTGGACTCCGTGGTCGACCCGACCGGCGTCTGGTACGAGGCCAACCTCAACCAGGACGTGGCCTTCAACGACCGTCACCGCGCCTTCCTGGCGTGGGTGGCCGAGAACGACGCGACGTACGGGCTGGGCACCGATCCGGAGCGGATCGAGGCCACGTGGTACGCGATGCGCGCGGCCCTGGCGAGGAAGCCGGCGGGCGGCACGGTGGGCGCCTCCGAGCTGGAGGACACCTTCATCCCGGGCGGCTACTACAACGGCTACTGGCCGAGCCTGGCGGAGGCGTTCGCGGCTCATGTGAACGACAAGGACTCCGAGCCGCTGGTCGAGGCGTACGAGAGCTTCGGCGCGGTCGACGCCTCCGGTGACAACGGCTACAGCGTCTACACCTCGGTGCAGTGCCGTGACGCGGCCTGGCCGCGCGACTGGGAGCAGTGGCGCAAGGACAACTGGGCGGTGTACGACAAGGCGCCGTTCATGACCTGGAGCAACGCCTGGTACAACGCGCCGTGCGCGTTCTGGCCGACGGACTCGCTGCGCCCGGTGAACGTGGCCAACGGCAAGCTGCCGCCGGCCCTGCTGTTCCAGGCGACCGGTGACGCGGCCACCCCCTACGAGGGAGCTGTCACCGCGCACCGTCTGCTGGCCCGTTCCAGCCTGGTGGTCGAGGAGGGCGGCGGCAACCACGGCATCACGCTGAGCGGCAACGCCTGCCTGGACGAGCACCTGGCGGCGTATCTCACGGACGGCACCGTGCCGCGCGGCTTCGGCGAGGCGGACGCGGTGTGCGAGGCGCTGCCCGACCCCGAGCCCACGGCGGCGACCGCCAAGGCGGTCAAGGCCTCCCCGAACGGCTCGGCGCTGCACGGCCTGCTCGGCTTCCGTCACTGA
- a CDS encoding Rv2578c family radical SAM protein, with translation MRWENLTSDSEHSRADAALFGADAVTTRTFDTPEFRGITFHEIRARSIINRVPAVSRMSFQWTVNPYRGCSHACVYCFARKTHSYLDLDTGLGFDSQIVVKTNAPELLRRQLGSRRWQGEHIAMGTNVDCYQRAEGRYRLMPGIIAALRDHANPFSILTKGTLILRDLELIEQAARVTDVGISVSVGFTDQELWRTVEPGTPAPERRLEVVRTLAGHGIGCGVLMAPVIPFLSDTPAQLRATVRAIAASGATSVTPLVLHLRPGAREWFMTWLGQHHPYLVARYERLYAEGSYAPKWYQRRITRQVHELAEEYGIGPTRAEMPRRIRPAEPADEPPATGPTQLTLL, from the coding sequence ATGCGCTGGGAGAACCTCACATCGGACTCCGAACACAGCCGGGCCGATGCCGCGCTGTTCGGCGCGGACGCGGTCACGACCCGCACGTTCGACACTCCGGAGTTCCGCGGGATCACCTTCCACGAGATCCGGGCCCGCTCGATCATCAACCGGGTGCCGGCGGTCTCACGGATGTCGTTCCAGTGGACGGTCAACCCCTATCGGGGCTGCTCGCACGCGTGCGTGTACTGCTTCGCGCGCAAGACGCACAGCTACCTGGACCTCGACACGGGCCTCGGCTTCGACAGCCAGATCGTGGTGAAGACCAATGCGCCGGAGCTGCTGCGCCGGCAGCTCGGCTCGCGCCGCTGGCAGGGCGAGCACATCGCGATGGGCACGAACGTCGACTGCTACCAGCGCGCCGAGGGCCGCTACCGGCTGATGCCGGGCATCATCGCGGCGCTGCGCGACCACGCGAACCCCTTCTCGATCCTCACCAAGGGCACGCTCATCCTGCGCGACCTGGAGCTGATCGAGCAGGCGGCGCGCGTGACCGACGTCGGCATCTCCGTGTCGGTCGGCTTCACGGACCAGGAGCTGTGGCGCACCGTCGAGCCGGGCACGCCCGCGCCCGAGCGGCGCCTCGAGGTGGTGCGCACCCTGGCCGGGCACGGCATCGGCTGCGGGGTGCTGATGGCGCCGGTGATCCCGTTCCTGAGCGACACGCCCGCCCAACTCCGCGCCACGGTGCGGGCGATCGCGGCCTCCGGTGCCACGTCCGTGACACCGCTGGTGCTGCATCTGCGGCCCGGCGCCCGCGAGTGGTTCATGACCTGGCTGGGGCAGCACCACCCGTACCTGGTGGCCCGCTACGAGCGGTTGTACGCGGAGGGCTCCTACGCCCCGAAGTGGTACCAGCGGCGGATCACCCGTCAGGTGCACGAACTGGCCGAGGAGTACGGCATCGGGCCCACCCGCGCGGAGATGCCGCGGCGGATCCGGCCCGCCGAGCCGGCCGACGAGCCGCCGGCCACGGGGCCGACCCAGCTCACGCTGCTCTGA
- a CDS encoding SRPBCC family protein, with amino-acid sequence MAQVEATTERIVAADAETVFDALADYSGTRAKLLPEQFSEYEVREGGDGEGTLVHWKLQATSKRVRDCLLEVSEPTDGELVEKDRNSSMVTTWRVTPAGEGTSRVVVTTTWTGAGGIGGFFEKTFAPKGLGRIYDAMLTKLAAEVEK; translated from the coding sequence ATGGCGCAGGTCGAAGCCACTACGGAGCGGATCGTCGCGGCGGACGCGGAGACGGTGTTCGACGCCCTCGCCGACTACAGCGGCACGCGCGCGAAGCTGCTGCCCGAACAGTTCAGCGAGTACGAGGTCCGGGAGGGCGGCGACGGCGAGGGCACCCTCGTCCACTGGAAGCTCCAGGCCACCAGCAAGCGCGTGCGCGACTGCCTCCTGGAGGTCAGCGAGCCCACCGACGGTGAGCTGGTCGAGAAGGACCGCAACTCCTCCATGGTCACCACCTGGCGGGTCACCCCGGCCGGCGAGGGCACGTCCCGGGTCGTGGTGACCACCACCTGGACCGGCGCCGGCGGCATCGGCGGCTTCTTCGAGAAGACCTTCGCTCCCAAGGGTCTCGGCCGCATCTACGACGCGATGCTCACCAAGCTCGCCGCCGAGGTGGAGAAGTAA
- a CDS encoding MFS transporter: MGGITLAQDEPAVAPPDTPAPPPGPDTGPSPRRVRLVFFALLTALLLAALEQMIVATALPEIVGELHGLDRMSWAITAYLLTATVGLPIYGKLGDLLGRKGVFQFAIVVFVVGSALAGRAQTMDQLIAFRALQGVGAGGLMIGVQTIIADLVPSRQRGRYLGLTGAAFGLASVAGPLLGGYFTDHLSWRWCFYVNVPFGLVTLAVVAVALKLPKPAARARLDVLGALLLTAASTCLVLLTSWGGTEYAWDSRTILGLAAGAAAATVLFLVTEHFAVEPLIPLRLFRDSVFNVTGLVGLVVGVALFGAAGYLPTYLQMVDGATATESGLLMLPMMAGIVGASVIVGRLISHTGRYKAYPILGGALSVAGMWLLSRLEAGTPRLHYSIWTAVLGAGIGMVMPVLILAVQNSVRPADLGTATSANNYFRQIGGSVGAAVFGTLFADRLTHALAERLPARAGTGLPDPESLTPQLVHALPPALRDGYIRAYADAMPRIFLYLVPVLVLGLVIALFLKEKPLVSHNASVTDPGTAPGTIPRARAYAVGGPVCGSVQHHDGTVVPRAALTLIDATGQQTGRGASGEDGRYALATPGPGSYVLIATAGGHQPQAVSVTVGERPVELDIVLGGAGNLIGTVVTADGTPVRDATVTLTNVHGEVVATTRSGREGGYVITELVAGEYTLAASAPAFRPAALPVTVQAARETRRDIELAGGAVLRGTVRAGGGRPVEDARVTLLDVAGNVVDTLTTGANGTFRFVDLSSGEYTVIAAGYPPVATVLQVAGGGRTERDLQLSHED, translated from the coding sequence GTGGGCGGGATCACTCTGGCGCAGGACGAACCGGCGGTAGCGCCTCCCGACACCCCCGCACCCCCGCCGGGTCCGGACACCGGACCGAGCCCGCGCCGGGTGCGGCTGGTCTTCTTCGCTCTCCTGACGGCCCTTCTCCTGGCCGCCCTGGAGCAGATGATCGTCGCCACCGCCCTCCCGGAGATCGTCGGTGAACTGCACGGCCTGGACCGGATGTCCTGGGCGATCACGGCCTACCTGCTCACCGCCACCGTCGGCTTGCCGATCTACGGCAAACTCGGCGATCTCCTCGGCCGCAAGGGCGTCTTCCAGTTCGCGATCGTCGTCTTCGTCGTCGGCTCCGCGCTCGCGGGCCGGGCGCAGACCATGGACCAGCTGATCGCCTTCCGCGCCCTGCAGGGCGTCGGCGCGGGCGGTCTCATGATCGGCGTCCAGACGATCATCGCGGACCTCGTGCCGTCCCGGCAGCGCGGCCGCTATCTGGGCCTGACCGGCGCCGCCTTCGGCCTCGCCTCCGTGGCCGGGCCGCTGCTCGGCGGCTACTTCACCGACCACCTCTCCTGGCGCTGGTGCTTCTACGTCAACGTCCCCTTCGGCCTGGTCACCCTCGCCGTCGTCGCCGTCGCGCTGAAGCTCCCCAAGCCGGCCGCCAGGGCCCGGCTGGACGTCCTCGGCGCGCTGCTGCTGACCGCCGCCTCCACCTGCCTGGTCCTGCTGACCAGCTGGGGCGGCACCGAGTACGCCTGGGACTCGCGCACGATCCTCGGCCTCGCGGCCGGAGCGGCGGCGGCGACCGTCCTCTTCCTCGTCACCGAGCACTTCGCCGTCGAACCCCTCATCCCGCTGCGGCTGTTCAGAGACTCCGTCTTCAACGTCACCGGCCTGGTCGGCCTGGTGGTCGGTGTCGCACTGTTCGGCGCCGCCGGCTACCTGCCGACGTACCTGCAGATGGTCGACGGGGCCACCGCCACCGAGTCGGGCCTGCTCATGCTGCCGATGATGGCCGGCATCGTCGGCGCCTCGGTCATCGTCGGCCGGCTCATCAGCCACACCGGCCGCTACAAGGCCTACCCGATCCTCGGCGGCGCCCTCTCCGTCGCCGGCATGTGGCTGCTGTCGCGCCTGGAGGCGGGCACACCCCGGCTGCACTACAGCATCTGGACGGCCGTCCTCGGCGCAGGCATCGGCATGGTGATGCCGGTGCTGATCCTCGCCGTGCAGAACTCTGTGCGCCCGGCCGACCTGGGCACCGCCACCAGCGCCAACAACTACTTCCGGCAGATCGGCGGCAGCGTCGGAGCCGCCGTCTTCGGAACGCTGTTCGCCGACCGGCTCACCCACGCCCTCGCCGAGCGCCTGCCCGCCCGCGCGGGCACCGGGCTGCCGGACCCCGAGTCCCTCACCCCGCAGCTCGTGCACGCACTGCCCCCGGCCCTGCGCGACGGCTACATCCGGGCGTACGCCGACGCCATGCCGCGGATCTTCCTCTACCTGGTGCCGGTGCTCGTCCTCGGACTGGTCATCGCCCTCTTCCTCAAGGAGAAACCACTGGTGTCCCACAACGCCTCCGTCACCGACCCGGGCACGGCGCCGGGGACGATCCCGCGGGCCCGGGCGTACGCCGTCGGCGGGCCCGTGTGCGGCTCGGTGCAGCACCACGACGGGACCGTCGTGCCCCGCGCTGCGCTCACGCTCATCGACGCCACCGGGCAGCAGACCGGGCGGGGCGCCAGCGGCGAGGACGGGCGCTACGCGCTGGCCACCCCCGGCCCGGGCTCCTACGTGCTGATCGCCACGGCCGGCGGCCACCAGCCGCAGGCGGTCTCCGTGACCGTCGGCGAACGCCCCGTCGAACTCGACATCGTCCTCGGCGGCGCCGGAAACCTGATCGGCACCGTCGTCACCGCCGACGGCACGCCCGTACGGGACGCCACCGTCACGCTCACCAACGTGCACGGCGAGGTCGTGGCCACCACCCGCAGCGGCCGGGAGGGCGGTTACGTCATCACCGAGCTGGTCGCCGGCGAGTACACCCTCGCCGCCAGTGCGCCCGCCTTCCGCCCGGCCGCCCTCCCTGTCACCGTCCAGGCCGCCCGCGAGACCCGCCGGGACATCGAACTGGCCGGCGGCGCCGTGCTGCGCGGCACGGTCCGGGCGGGCGGCGGCCGGCCCGTCGAGGACGCCCGCGTGACGCTGCTCGACGTGGCGGGCAACGTCGTCGACACCCTCACCACCGGCGCCAACGGCACGTTCCGCTTCGTCGACCTGTCCTCCGGCGAGTACACCGTCATCGCCGCCGGCTACCCGCCCGTCGCCACCGTGCTCCAGGTCGCCGGAGGAGGCCGCACCGAGCGGGATCTCCAGCTGAGCCACGAGGACTGA